One window of Flavobacteriales bacterium genomic DNA carries:
- the narH gene encoding nitrate reductase subunit beta: MNVRSQITMVFHLDKCIGCHTCSIACKNIWTDRRGAEYMWWNNVETKPGTGYPTKWEDQDVYKGGWVKDGNSVSLRGAGKWKGLKNIFHNPNMPVLEDYYEPWTYKYSDLFTAPEGDDQPTARPVSLVTGEHIDVKAGPNWDDDLGGSQDYARKDVNFKELSPVEQESLFQLERMMMFYLPRICNHCLNPACVGSCPSGALYKRGEDGIVLLNQERCRAWRMCVTACPYKKSYYNWNTGKSEKCILCYPRLESGQAPACMHSCVGRIRYLGVMLYDADMIEAVASCPENELVDRQMAIYLDPNDPQVIAAAKANGIADSTIRAAQQSPVYKFVKEWGIALPLHPEYRTLPNLFYVPPMLPAMASVDSDGVYDSTTKSLWGGVETSRLPMKYLASLFTAGDEEKVRNVLRKLLAVKIHRRDATVGDLTKEEVEEALQIGSTNPGEADAIFRLTSLATFNERFVIPPAHREESIEMIEATADVKGETGFGFKMKPARGL, from the coding sequence ATGAACGTCAGATCACAGATCACAATGGTGTTCCACCTCGATAAGTGTATCGGGTGCCACACCTGTTCGATCGCCTGCAAGAACATCTGGACCGATCGCCGGGGTGCGGAATACATGTGGTGGAACAACGTGGAGACCAAGCCCGGTACCGGTTACCCCACCAAATGGGAGGACCAGGACGTCTACAAAGGCGGCTGGGTGAAGGACGGCAACTCCGTATCCCTGCGCGGGGCGGGCAAGTGGAAGGGGTTGAAGAACATCTTCCACAACCCGAACATGCCCGTGCTGGAGGACTACTACGAACCTTGGACCTACAAGTACTCCGACCTGTTCACCGCACCGGAGGGGGATGACCAGCCCACGGCGCGCCCCGTGTCCTTGGTGACCGGCGAGCATATCGACGTGAAGGCCGGGCCAAACTGGGACGATGACCTTGGCGGCTCGCAGGACTACGCCCGCAAGGATGTCAACTTCAAGGAGCTCTCACCGGTGGAGCAGGAGAGCCTGTTCCAATTGGAGCGGATGATGATGTTCTACCTGCCGCGTATCTGCAACCATTGCCTCAACCCGGCCTGCGTGGGTTCCTGCCCGTCAGGTGCCCTGTACAAGCGTGGTGAGGACGGCATCGTGCTGCTCAACCAGGAGCGTTGCCGGGCATGGCGCATGTGCGTCACCGCATGCCCGTACAAGAAGAGCTACTACAACTGGAACACCGGCAAATCCGAGAAGTGCATCCTGTGCTACCCGCGCCTTGAGTCGGGCCAGGCGCCTGCCTGCATGCACTCCTGCGTGGGCCGCATCCGCTACCTCGGCGTGATGCTTTACGATGCCGACATGATCGAGGCCGTGGCCTCCTGCCCGGAGAACGAGCTGGTGGACCGCCAGATGGCCATCTATCTGGACCCGAACGACCCGCAGGTGATCGCCGCCGCCAAGGCCAATGGTATCGCCGACTCCACGATCCGCGCGGCACAGCAATCACCGGTGTACAAGTTCGTGAAGGAATGGGGCATTGCCCTGCCCTTGCACCCGGAGTACCGCACGTTGCCGAACCTCTTCTACGTGCCGCCGATGCTGCCGGCCATGGCGAGCGTGGACAGCGATGGCGTGTATGATTCCACCACCAAGTCCCTGTGGGGCGGAGTGGAAACCTCCCGCCTGCCCATGAAGTACCTCGCCAGCCTCTTCACCGCCGGTGATGAGGAGAAGGTGCGGAACGTCCTGCGCAAATTGCTCGCGGTGAAGATCCACCGCCGTGATGCCACCGTGGGCGACCTGACCAAGGAGGAAGTGGAGGAAGCACTACAGATCGGCAGCACCAACCCCGGTGAAGCGGACGCTATTTTCCGGCTGACCTCTTTGGCCACCTTCAACGAGCGTTTCGTGATCCCGCCCGCACACCGCGAGGAGAGCATCGAGATGATCGAAGCGACCGCCGACGTGAAAGGCGAGACCGGGTTCGGATTCAAAATGAAGCCCGCCCGCGGCCTGTGA
- a CDS encoding PKD domain-containing protein, producing MNILHSRSVLLLMSAFLLTGIRAQSFNPGNAQECGFEAAHQRMMGTDPHYAERTQVFDGLMRTGIAVERDGNPFVVPVVVHIMEAGNALTQITDKEVREAIMILNQRFRKVPGTIGDGSGEDLGVEFALAARDPQGNCTSGITRTDLSGFPDYANYGMLSDGALGMTEMDVKDQDRWDPFNYYNIWVVNEIDNNDGGSGTQGFAYFASAHGQDYDGMVILCNSLKDPTRTTLTHELGHALNLYHTFEGDANGTTCPPNTNCATQGDQVCDTPPHIRSPSTCPSGGTNACDGGSSNTLYVFNYMDYSNCRDGFTSGQAVRTGPALTTQRASLLAVNGNLSLVPPTGSAPLMDLLATSTMVCGTGQDVTFFDHSSCIPNTYLEDTPMPGISFAWTVTNGVVTYNSAMHNPTFTLAQTGVYNATLAITTANGTFTRTEQGIVVVTASPVAACAPTTNNAANYGQTVSKVVFNTINATSSTITNVAYTDLSCGHNTSVAVGGTYPLSITINAGGSAAESLNAYIDYNNNGVFEDPSELVATGSQPANGSSVVAANVTIPGGAVTNTLLRMRVFGEAGTLSANERNCVSALFIGDVEDYGVYVSNSIASVSIAAAPGSTITYGTPVTFTPTPVNGGGAPTYAWFRNGEPVATAATYQSSDLLPGEAVHCEMTSDLAGVIASPALSNTITMVVTGPPLSDFGASTVATCEGTGITFTDKSLLSPTSWNWSFPGGTPSTSTDQDPVVSYAAPGTYSVTLTASNGEGTGSTATYTDLITIYAPPPTACAVTRSNSPTSGIGITNVTLNTINHSTPYNDAVMNDFTCTAWTTLQPSTNYPIAVTVGSSNNQWVRVYIDYDNNGTFSAGEQVFAPATGTGVRSGNFTTPASPTTGALLRMRVITDFVNTTAGACTSPVQYGQVEEYAVVFVPPAAVQVAARGFLDGPYNATTGVMNDALRGLGAFPLAEPYTALGYAHTGGGGGETILPAVLAVSGNNAIVDWVVLELRDANTNSTVLASRSALLQRDGDVVDVDGTSAVSFGLPPANYFMALLHRNHLGVMTASSVALGAAPLSVDFTSNATTTYGTDARRSVTGAFPAELLWSGDVNFDHSLKYVGTGNDRDLILSSIGSSIPTNTITGYHMEDVNMDGVVKYVGSANDRDPILFAIGGTVPTDTRPEQLP from the coding sequence ATGAACATCCTGCATTCCCGTTCCGTCTTGTTGCTGATGTCGGCATTCTTGCTGACGGGCATCCGAGCCCAAAGTTTCAACCCTGGCAACGCACAAGAATGTGGTTTCGAGGCCGCGCACCAGCGCATGATGGGCACGGACCCGCACTATGCCGAGCGCACCCAGGTCTTTGACGGGCTGATGCGGACCGGGATCGCAGTGGAACGCGACGGCAACCCCTTCGTGGTACCGGTGGTGGTACATATCATGGAAGCGGGCAACGCGCTCACGCAGATCACCGATAAGGAGGTGCGCGAGGCCATCATGATCCTGAACCAACGCTTCCGTAAGGTGCCGGGCACGATCGGCGATGGCAGCGGGGAGGACCTCGGCGTGGAATTCGCCTTGGCGGCGCGCGACCCGCAGGGCAATTGCACCAGCGGCATCACCCGTACCGACCTGAGCGGCTTTCCGGACTATGCGAACTACGGTATGCTTTCGGACGGTGCCTTGGGGATGACTGAGATGGACGTGAAGGACCAGGACCGTTGGGACCCCTTCAACTACTACAACATCTGGGTGGTGAACGAGATCGATAACAACGACGGCGGTTCGGGCACGCAGGGCTTCGCCTATTTTGCTTCGGCACACGGCCAGGATTACGACGGCATGGTGATCCTGTGCAACAGCTTGAAGGACCCTACGCGCACCACGCTGACCCACGAGCTGGGCCATGCATTGAACCTCTACCACACCTTCGAGGGCGATGCCAACGGTACGACCTGCCCCCCCAATACCAACTGCGCAACACAGGGGGATCAGGTGTGCGATACCCCGCCGCACATCCGTAGTCCGAGCACCTGCCCCTCCGGCGGCACCAATGCCTGCGACGGCGGTTCCTCCAACACGCTGTATGTCTTCAACTACATGGATTACTCCAACTGCCGCGATGGCTTCACCTCAGGGCAAGCCGTGCGCACAGGCCCGGCACTTACCACACAGCGTGCTTCATTGCTCGCCGTGAACGGCAACCTCTCGTTGGTGCCCCCGACCGGCTCGGCACCGCTGATGGACCTGTTGGCCACCAGCACCATGGTGTGCGGCACGGGTCAGGATGTCACCTTCTTCGATCATAGCTCATGCATCCCGAACACGTACTTGGAGGACACGCCCATGCCGGGCATCAGTTTCGCATGGACGGTGACCAACGGCGTGGTGACATACAACTCCGCCATGCACAATCCCACCTTCACCCTGGCCCAAACGGGTGTGTACAATGCCACGCTCGCCATCACCACCGCGAACGGGACCTTCACCCGCACCGAGCAGGGCATCGTGGTGGTGACGGCCTCGCCGGTGGCGGCCTGTGCCCCCACGACCAATAATGCGGCCAACTACGGCCAGACCGTGAGCAAGGTGGTGTTCAATACCATCAACGCCACCAGCAGCACGATCACCAATGTCGCGTACACGGACCTGTCGTGCGGCCACAATACCTCGGTGGCCGTGGGCGGCACTTACCCGCTGTCCATCACGATCAACGCGGGCGGTAGCGCGGCGGAATCGCTCAACGCGTACATCGATTACAACAACAACGGCGTGTTCGAGGACCCCAGTGAGCTCGTGGCCACCGGTTCGCAACCGGCGAACGGGTCGAGCGTCGTCGCTGCCAACGTCACCATTCCCGGCGGCGCGGTGACGAACACCCTGTTGCGGATGCGCGTGTTCGGCGAAGCCGGCACCTTGAGCGCGAACGAGCGGAACTGCGTCTCGGCCCTGTTCATCGGTGATGTGGAGGACTATGGTGTCTACGTCAGCAACAGCATCGCATCGGTCTCCATCGCTGCGGCGCCGGGCAGCACGATCACTTACGGCACGCCCGTCACCTTCACCCCGACGCCCGTGAACGGCGGCGGCGCACCCACTTATGCCTGGTTCCGGAACGGGGAGCCGGTCGCTACCGCAGCCACCTACCAAAGCAGCGACCTGCTGCCCGGCGAGGCCGTGCATTGTGAAATGACCTCGGACCTCGCGGGCGTGATCGCATCACCGGCGTTGTCCAACACCATCACCATGGTGGTGACCGGTCCGCCGCTTTCGGACTTCGGTGCATCGACCGTCGCCACGTGCGAGGGGACCGGTATCACCTTCACCGACAAGTCACTGCTTTCGCCCACCTCGTGGAACTGGAGCTTTCCCGGTGGGACCCCTTCCACTTCGACGGATCAGGATCCGGTGGTGAGCTACGCCGCACCCGGCACCTACTCCGTCACGCTGACCGCATCGAACGGCGAAGGCACGGGCTCCACGGCCACCTACACGGACCTCATCACCATCTATGCACCACCGCCCACGGCGTGCGCGGTCACGCGATCCAATTCGCCCACGTCCGGCATCGGTATCACGAACGTGACGCTCAACACCATCAACCACAGCACGCCATACAATGATGCCGTGATGAACGACTTCACCTGCACCGCGTGGACCACCCTGCAACCTTCCACGAACTATCCGATCGCGGTGACCGTGGGCAGTTCCAACAACCAATGGGTGCGTGTGTACATCGACTACGACAACAACGGCACCTTCAGTGCCGGTGAACAGGTGTTCGCGCCCGCCACCGGTACGGGCGTACGCAGCGGAAACTTCACCACGCCGGCCTCGCCGACCACGGGTGCCCTGCTGCGCATGCGGGTGATCACCGACTTCGTGAACACCACCGCCGGTGCCTGCACCAGTCCGGTGCAATATGGCCAGGTGGAGGAATATGCCGTCGTATTTGTTCCACCAGCCGCCGTGCAGGTGGCCGCGCGTGGGTTCCTGGACGGGCCGTACAATGCCACCACCGGTGTGATGAATGACGCCCTCCGCGGCTTGGGCGCATTCCCGCTGGCCGAGCCTTATACGGCGCTTGGTTATGCGCACACCGGAGGGGGTGGGGGAGAGACCATCCTGCCCGCCGTACTGGCCGTCTCGGGGAACAACGCGATCGTGGATTGGGTGGTGCTGGAACTGCGGGACGCCAACACAAACTCCACCGTGCTCGCCAGCCGCAGTGCGCTGTTACAGCGCGATGGCGACGTGGTGGACGTCGATGGCACCTCGGCGGTGAGCTTCGGCCTGCCACCGGCCAACTACTTCATGGCGCTGTTGCATCGGAACCACCTTGGCGTCATGACGGCGAGCAGTGTGGCCTTGGGCGCTGCACCCTTATCCGTGGACTTCACGAGCAATGCGACCACCACCTACGGTACCGATGCGCGCAGGAGCGTGACCGGGGCTTTCCCTGCGGAATTGCTCTGGTCCGGTGATGTGAACTTCGACCATTCGTTGAAATATGTGGGTACCGGTAACGACCGTGACCTCATCCTGTCCTCCATCGGTTCATCCATACCCACCAACACCATTACCGGCTACCACATGGAGGACGTGAACATGGACGGTGTGGTGAAGTACGTTGGCAGCGCTAACGATCGCGACCCCATCCTGTTCGCCATCGGAGGAACCGTCCCAACGGATACGAGGCCGGAGCAGCTGCCGTGA
- a CDS encoding winged helix-turn-helix domain-containing protein, with translation MTPPRSTSLPTSPSPFAVMGSIWVICDGHAFLGRGRVALLEEIASTGSISQAAKHMGMSYKKAWRLVDAMNAMAVAPLVVRTSGGPDGGGTKLTDQCLRLIAAFRSIEAAHKAFLEAVMLPADL, from the coding sequence ATGACGCCCCCCCGCTCCACATCCCTCCCCACCTCCCCTTCCCCCTTTGCCGTGATGGGCAGCATTTGGGTAATCTGTGATGGCCACGCTTTCCTTGGCCGCGGCCGGGTGGCGCTGCTGGAAGAGATCGCCTCCACCGGCTCGATCAGTCAAGCTGCAAAGCACATGGGCATGTCCTACAAGAAGGCATGGCGGTTGGTGGACGCGATGAACGCAATGGCCGTGGCCCCCCTTGTGGTCCGCACCAGCGGTGGCCCGGACGGCGGGGGCACGAAGCTGACCGATCAATGCCTCCGGCTCATCGCCGCGTTCCGGTCCATCGAGGCTGCGCATAAAGCCTTCCTGGAAGCTGTAATGCTCCCGGCCGACTTATAG
- a CDS encoding nitrate reductase subunit alpha, with the protein MSWIEDIISPKSRQWEEFYRNRWQYDKVVRSTHGVNCTGGCSWNIHVKDGIVVWEMQALDYPLLEEGLPPYEPRGCQRGISYSWYLYSPIRVKYPLMRGALMDLFRKEKALTGNDPVQAWANIQNDPEKRTRYQRARGKGGFRRAHWDEVLELIAAANIHTVQKYGPDRIIGFSPIPAMSMMSYASGARYLQLMGGVNLSFYDWYCDLPCAFPEVWGEQTDVCESADWFNSKFCVSMGANLGMTRTPDIHFFSEARHNGTKTVVMSPDFSMVAKHADQWIPCHAGSDGAFWMAVTHVILKEWHSDKRTPYFHEYVKRYTDCPFLVELEPNGEHFKPMKMVRANRLDKFKDISNGDWKFLCLDSKTGQPVTPKGTMGYRWDKEPGNWNLKYENGPDNAVYDPELTFLENCEEVLQVEFVEYGLKKKVLRGIPVKYLTGVDGRRIPVATIYDLTMGQYGVGRGLSGEYPKDYDDKEQAYTPAWQEIFTGIGKKTVIKFAREWASTAEATEGKCMVIVGAAINHWFHGNLMYRASIMAQMLTGCNGKNGGGMNHYVGQEKLAPVDSWGTIMAAKDWVGANRLQQGPIWHYINSSQWRYDGCQADYNSIPDDANPLAKMHSADWIVKSVRNGWMPFYPQYNKSNLEIAKEAKAAGANTDKEIADHVVSRLKSGDLLHSVADPDDPVNFPRNWFIWRGNALMSSAKGHEYMLNHYLGTHHNDIADEVAGTMVKDIVYRDKSPSGKMDLVVDINFRMDTSALYSDIVLSTASWYEKADINSTDMHSFIHPLSEAVPPVWEAKTDWQIFQIIAQKVSELAKHHLPTPVTDIVNVPLQHDSADEITQTSIQDWSKGECEPIPGKTMHKIVTVERDYTKIYEKYISLGGNMNTKTLGAHGNSYMADDVYAEMIEDKRHVQRIDGKDLPSLREDVEAVNAVLKLSTLTNGMLNDRAYKNMEVKAGMVLADLGEGSKDVRIDYKDLQAQPRRYNTSPLWSGLMNDGRAYAAYTYNVDRLMPWRTMTGRQHTYLDHDGYIMFGEHFTTYKPSPTPQVYGDLRKTVNDGKARMLNCLTPHGKWHIHSTYGDTLRMLTLSRGMEPCWINEKDAEELGIKDNDWVEVYNDHGVYCTRSCVSSRIPRGVCIVYHSPERTYSVPKSQVRGGRRAGGHNSFTRVHLKPNLLMGGYGQFSYHFNYWGPVGANRDTHVLVRKMDKVEF; encoded by the coding sequence ATGAGCTGGATAGAAGACATCATTTCGCCCAAGTCCCGACAGTGGGAGGAGTTCTACCGCAACCGCTGGCAGTATGACAAGGTGGTGCGCAGCACCCACGGCGTGAACTGCACCGGTGGTTGTTCTTGGAACATCCATGTGAAGGACGGCATCGTGGTATGGGAGATGCAGGCCCTGGACTACCCGTTGCTCGAGGAGGGGCTTCCGCCCTACGAGCCGCGCGGCTGCCAACGGGGCATCTCCTATTCGTGGTACCTCTACAGCCCGATCCGCGTAAAGTACCCGCTGATGCGCGGTGCCTTGATGGACCTCTTCCGCAAGGAGAAGGCACTGACCGGGAACGACCCGGTGCAGGCTTGGGCCAACATCCAGAACGACCCGGAGAAACGCACGCGTTATCAACGTGCCCGTGGTAAAGGCGGCTTCCGCAGGGCGCATTGGGACGAGGTGCTCGAGCTGATCGCCGCTGCCAACATCCACACCGTACAGAAGTACGGACCGGACCGGATCATCGGCTTCTCGCCCATCCCGGCCATGTCCATGATGAGCTACGCTTCCGGCGCACGCTACCTGCAGCTCATGGGCGGTGTGAACCTCAGCTTCTACGATTGGTACTGTGACCTGCCCTGTGCATTCCCCGAAGTGTGGGGCGAACAGACCGATGTCTGTGAAAGCGCCGATTGGTTCAACTCCAAGTTCTGCGTGAGCATGGGCGCCAACCTCGGCATGACCCGCACGCCCGACATCCACTTCTTCTCCGAAGCCCGGCACAACGGCACGAAGACCGTGGTGATGTCGCCGGACTTCAGCATGGTGGCCAAGCACGCCGACCAGTGGATCCCCTGCCACGCCGGCAGCGATGGCGCGTTCTGGATGGCCGTTACCCACGTGATCCTCAAAGAATGGCACTCGGACAAGCGGACACCCTACTTCCATGAGTATGTGAAGCGCTACACGGACTGCCCCTTCCTGGTGGAACTCGAACCCAACGGGGAGCACTTCAAGCCCATGAAAATGGTGCGTGCCAACCGCCTGGATAAGTTCAAGGACATCAGCAATGGTGACTGGAAATTCCTGTGCCTGGATTCCAAGACCGGCCAGCCCGTGACCCCTAAGGGCACCATGGGCTACCGTTGGGACAAGGAGCCGGGCAACTGGAACCTGAAGTACGAGAACGGTCCGGACAACGCGGTATATGATCCCGAACTGACCTTCCTGGAAAATTGCGAGGAAGTGCTCCAAGTGGAGTTCGTGGAATACGGGTTGAAGAAGAAGGTCCTCCGCGGCATCCCGGTAAAATACCTCACCGGTGTGGACGGCCGTCGCATCCCGGTCGCCACGATCTATGACCTCACGATGGGCCAATACGGCGTGGGCCGTGGTCTTTCCGGCGAATACCCGAAGGATTACGACGACAAGGAGCAGGCCTACACACCGGCATGGCAGGAGATCTTCACCGGCATCGGCAAGAAGACGGTGATCAAGTTCGCCCGCGAATGGGCCTCCACCGCCGAGGCCACCGAGGGCAAGTGCATGGTGATCGTGGGCGCTGCCATCAACCACTGGTTCCATGGCAACCTGATGTACCGCGCGTCCATCATGGCGCAGATGCTCACCGGGTGCAACGGCAAGAACGGTGGTGGCATGAACCACTATGTGGGCCAGGAGAAGCTCGCACCGGTCGATTCGTGGGGCACCATCATGGCGGCCAAGGACTGGGTCGGTGCCAACCGGCTCCAGCAAGGGCCCATCTGGCACTACATCAATTCCAGCCAATGGCGCTATGACGGCTGCCAGGCCGATTACAACAGCATCCCCGATGATGCCAACCCGCTGGCGAAGATGCACTCGGCGGACTGGATCGTGAAGTCCGTGCGTAACGGATGGATGCCCTTCTACCCGCAATACAACAAGAGCAACTTGGAGATCGCCAAGGAGGCCAAGGCCGCCGGAGCGAACACGGACAAGGAGATCGCGGACCATGTGGTGTCCCGCCTGAAGTCCGGCGATCTGCTCCATTCGGTGGCCGATCCGGACGATCCGGTGAACTTCCCCCGCAACTGGTTCATCTGGCGCGGAAATGCCCTGATGTCAAGCGCCAAGGGCCATGAGTACATGCTGAACCATTACCTCGGCACGCACCACAACGACATCGCCGATGAGGTGGCCGGGACCATGGTCAAGGACATTGTGTATCGCGACAAGTCACCCTCGGGCAAGATGGACCTGGTGGTGGACATCAACTTCCGGATGGACACCTCCGCGCTCTATTCGGACATCGTGCTGTCCACCGCCTCCTGGTATGAGAAGGCGGACATCAACAGCACGGACATGCACTCCTTCATCCATCCGCTTTCCGAGGCTGTGCCGCCGGTGTGGGAGGCCAAGACCGACTGGCAGATCTTCCAGATCATCGCGCAGAAGGTCAGTGAATTGGCCAAGCATCACCTGCCCACGCCTGTGACGGACATCGTGAACGTGCCGCTGCAACACGACAGCGCCGACGAGATCACGCAGACCAGCATTCAGGACTGGAGCAAGGGCGAATGCGAGCCCATCCCCGGCAAGACGATGCACAAGATCGTTACCGTGGAGCGCGACTATACCAAGATCTACGAAAAGTACATCTCGCTCGGTGGGAACATGAACACCAAGACCCTGGGCGCCCACGGCAACTCGTACATGGCCGACGACGTGTATGCGGAAATGATCGAGGATAAGCGGCACGTGCAGCGGATCGATGGCAAAGACCTGCCATCGCTGAGGGAGGATGTGGAGGCCGTGAACGCCGTGTTGAAGCTCTCCACGCTCACCAACGGGATGCTGAACGACCGTGCGTACAAGAACATGGAGGTGAAGGCCGGCATGGTGCTGGCCGACCTCGGCGAGGGCAGCAAGGACGTGCGGATCGATTACAAGGACCTGCAGGCCCAGCCCCGGCGCTACAACACCTCGCCGCTGTGGTCCGGCCTCATGAACGATGGCCGTGCCTATGCCGCGTACACCTACAACGTGGACCGCCTGATGCCTTGGCGCACGATGACCGGGCGGCAGCACACCTACCTCGACCATGATGGCTACATCATGTTCGGCGAGCACTTCACCACCTACAAGCCCTCGCCCACACCACAGGTCTATGGCGACCTGCGCAAGACGGTGAACGACGGCAAGGCCAGGATGCTCAACTGCCTCACCCCGCACGGCAAGTGGCACATCCACTCCACCTACGGTGATACGTTGCGGATGCTCACCCTCTCCCGCGGCATGGAACCGTGCTGGATCAATGAAAAGGATGCGGAGGAATTAGGTATCAAGGACAACGACTGGGTAGAGGTGTACAATGACCACGGGGTCTACTGCACGAGGTCCTGCGTCAGCTCGCGGATCCCGCGCGGGGTATGCATCGTGTACCACTCACCGGAGCGCACCTATTCCGTGCCCAAATCGCAAGTGCGCGGTGGGCGTAGGGCAGGTGGGCACAACAGTTTCACACGCGTACACCTGAAGCCCAACCTGCTGATGGGGGGCTACGGCCAGTTCTCCTACCACTTCAACTATTGGGGACCGGTGGGTGCAAACCGCGACACCCACGTGCTGGTGCGCAAAATGGACAAGGTCGAATTCTGA
- the narI gene encoding respiratory nitrate reductase subunit gamma — protein sequence MLTTILGDWALPLLLVLGAAVLYLAIGAYLKAKRTIQEQGIAPRTHRPNYVMVFLAMLGVAVLVSWGLKLGWDAGGAVINMMTLVAFPYIALAIFLIGSVYRYINRGFQVSSLSSEFLERKKLFWGSQPFHWGLMWLFFGHLIAFLFPASVLAWNGEPVRLLILEMSAFVFGLATLMGLVLLIRRRLGSRKVMMVTNRMDMLVYVVLLVQILSGLIVAVANNWGTSWFASSITPYLRSVFAFNPDVAAVSALPWTVKMHIFSAFFIVAIIPFTRFMHFLVAPVDYIWRGYQVVIWNWSRKAIRSSTNYFPGKKGMNH from the coding sequence ATGCTTACCACAATACTCGGCGATTGGGCCCTCCCTTTGTTGCTCGTGCTCGGGGCGGCGGTACTGTATTTGGCGATCGGCGCATACCTCAAGGCCAAGCGGACGATCCAGGAACAAGGCATCGCACCAAGGACCCATAGGCCCAACTATGTCATGGTGTTCTTGGCCATGCTCGGTGTGGCGGTCCTGGTGTCCTGGGGGCTGAAGCTCGGCTGGGACGCGGGCGGGGCGGTCATCAACATGATGACGCTCGTGGCCTTCCCGTACATCGCGTTGGCCATATTCCTGATCGGCTCGGTCTACCGTTACATCAACCGGGGCTTTCAGGTCTCCTCGCTCTCCTCGGAATTCCTGGAGCGCAAGAAGCTCTTTTGGGGAAGCCAGCCATTTCACTGGGGCCTGATGTGGCTCTTCTTCGGCCACCTGATCGCCTTTCTCTTCCCGGCAAGTGTCCTTGCATGGAACGGTGAGCCTGTGCGGTTGTTGATCTTGGAGATGAGCGCCTTCGTTTTCGGACTTGCCACCTTGATGGGATTGGTGCTCTTGATCCGTCGCCGCCTCGGGAGCCGCAAGGTGATGATGGTGACCAACCGCATGGACATGCTGGTGTATGTGGTCCTGCTCGTCCAGATCCTGAGCGGATTGATAGTCGCCGTGGCCAACAACTGGGGAACCTCTTGGTTCGCTTCGTCGATCACGCCCTACCTGCGCAGCGTCTTCGCCTTCAACCCTGATGTGGCGGCGGTGAGTGCCCTGCCATGGACGGTGAAGATGCACATTTTCTCGGCCTTCTTCATCGTGGCCATCATCCCCTTCACCCGCTTCATGCACTTCCTGGTGGCACCGGTGGATTACATCTGGCGCGGTTACCAAGTGGTGATCTGGAACTGGAGCCGGAAGGCGATCCGTTCCTCCACGAATTACTTCCCGGGCAAGAAGGGGATGAACCACTGA
- a CDS encoding c-type cytochrome produces MRQPIKLLPILFFPLLLVHQPASAQDGEKIFKQNCGACHMIGRRLVGPDLTGITDKRSKEWVHSFVKSSQTMVKSGDPDAVAIFKEYNEIMMPDQPLSAGDVDQVLDYINSFGAKGATASLDTAAATPIIAFTDADRETGQALFTGRSRFTNKGAACISCHNVTNDQVMMGGSFAKDLTGVYGRMGQAGVAGILGAPPFPAMATAYANTPLTEQEVHSLTAFLEHANAVSADQAVRSHYRPFVIYGGGGLIALLAFIGFHWRGRIKRTVKEDIYDRQLRSN; encoded by the coding sequence ATGCGACAACCGATCAAGCTTCTTCCGATCCTGTTCTTCCCCCTGTTATTGGTCCATCAACCGGCCTCGGCCCAGGATGGGGAAAAGATCTTCAAACAGAATTGCGGCGCGTGCCACATGATCGGCCGCCGCTTGGTGGGGCCTGATCTTACAGGGATCACGGACAAGCGGTCCAAGGAATGGGTCCACTCCTTCGTCAAGTCCTCGCAGACGATGGTCAAATCCGGCGATCCGGACGCAGTGGCCATTTTCAAGGAATACAATGAGATCATGATGCCGGACCAGCCCCTCAGTGCCGGGGATGTGGATCAGGTGCTTGATTACATCAACAGCTTCGGTGCAAAGGGGGCCACGGCCTCCTTGGATACGGCCGCGGCAACGCCCATCATTGCGTTCACGGACGCGGACCGCGAAACGGGCCAGGCCCTGTTCACGGGCCGCTCCCGCTTTACGAACAAGGGTGCCGCGTGCATCTCCTGCCACAACGTGACCAACGACCAGGTGATGATGGGAGGGAGCTTCGCGAAGGACCTCACCGGCGTTTACGGGCGTATGGGCCAAGCGGGCGTCGCGGGTATCCTGGGGGCGCCGCCTTTCCCGGCGATGGCCACCGCCTATGCCAACACGCCGCTCACCGAGCAGGAGGTCCATTCGCTAACGGCCTTCCTCGAGCATGCCAACGCGGTGAGCGCCGATCAGGCGGTACGGTCACACTACAGACCCTTCGTGATCTATGGGGGCGGCGGATTGATCGCGCTGCTGGCCTTCATCGGCTTTCACTGGCGCGGACGGATCAAGAGGACTGTGAAGGAGGACATCTACGATCGGCAACTGCGATCCAACTGA